Proteins from a single region of Fusobacterium gonidiaformans ATCC 25563:
- a CDS encoding D-alanine--D-alanine ligase: MRIAVFMGGVSSEKEVSIRSGEAILESLQRQGYDAYGVVLTKENMISAFQDENYDLAYLALHGGAGENGEIQSVLELLGKKYTGSGVAASAISMDKLLTKKIASLEGVRMAKTYSNVAEISSYPVMVKPSKDGSSVGIHVCNNQEEVEKALQEISGYAMIEEYIQGEELTVGVLNGKALGVLKIIPQAADIYDYESKYAAGGSIHEFPARIAKIAYEEAMVNAVKIHEALGMKGVSRSDFILKDDQVYFLEVNACPGMTKTSLVPDLATLQGYTFDDITRMLVEDALA; the protein is encoded by the coding sequence ATGAGAATCGCAGTATTTATGGGTGGAGTTTCATCAGAAAAAGAAGTATCAATTCGAAGTGGGGAAGCTATTTTAGAAAGTTTACAACGTCAAGGGTATGATGCCTATGGAGTGGTATTAACAAAGGAAAATATGATTTCTGCTTTTCAAGACGAAAATTATGATTTAGCATATTTAGCTCTACATGGTGGAGCTGGAGAAAATGGGGAAATTCAAAGTGTTTTAGAGTTGTTGGGGAAAAAATATACCGGGTCAGGAGTTGCTGCTTCTGCGATATCTATGGATAAATTATTGACCAAAAAAATTGCTTCTTTAGAAGGAGTCAGAATGGCAAAAACTTATTCAAATGTGGCAGAAATTTCTAGCTATCCTGTAATGGTAAAACCATCAAAAGATGGTTCAAGTGTAGGAATTCATGTTTGTAATAATCAAGAAGAAGTAGAAAAAGCTTTGCAAGAAATTTCTGGCTATGCTATGATAGAAGAATACATACAAGGAGAAGAATTGACAGTTGGAGTTTTAAATGGAAAAGCTTTGGGAGTTCTAAAGATTATTCCTCAAGCAGCAGACATTTATGATTATGAATCGAAATACGCTGCTGGAGGATCTATTCATGAATTTCCGGCTCGGATTGCTAAGATAGCTTATGAAGAAGCTATGGTAAACGCTGTGAAGATTCATGAAGCTTTAGGAATGAAGGGAGTTTCTCGAAGTGATTTTATTTTGAAAGATGACCAAGTTTACTTTTTAGAAGTGAATGCTTGTCCTGGAATGACAAAAACAAGTTTAGTTCCTGATTTAGCAACATTACAAGGCTATACTTTTGATGATATTACTAGAATGTTAGTAGAGGACGCATTGGCATAA